The Larus michahellis chromosome 14, bLarMic1.1, whole genome shotgun sequence genomic sequence GGCGGAGCGCCGCGGCCCGGCACCCGGCGGCGGAacggcggccccggggctgtTCCTCGCAGCGGAACCGCACACGGCGCCCTCCGCCCCGGCCGGGCATGgcggaaccccccccccccccagggggacGGCCCGGCCGGCGGCTCCTCTGCCCGGGAgcggcccggcctccccccgccccgtcggggcccggccccggccccgcacggtCGCGGCTCCCCGGGCGGAGGCGGGGATGCGGGGCCGCCTGCCCCGTCGGGGCCCCACCGTGCTCCcgggtcgtgtcccccccccacccccggccccgcgcgtCCCCTCGCCCCAGGGCACAAAGGGAAGACAGACACGTTTCTATTTACAAAGTATATATTTAAACTCACATAAAAAGCAGGTCTCATATGGACATTCACGGCTGGCAGAAGACACGTAGTTAAGCTTCACTTCTGAGACTGAGATTTAGCCAAATCGGTTTTGTACAAGTCTTAGATTTAAATAATTCACGCACACGCACCCCCACGCACGCACACTCAGTATATACGTCgctatatacatacacacatatacacccACATGTACGTTTCGCTCCATATACATGTGTGGCTGgacgcacacacatacacagggCTGGAGCGAAGGACATCGAATCCCGAGCGCGTCCCGGCAGGGCAGGAGTGCGGCTCCGGGCTCTTGCGCAAAgggaggacccccccccccccgaccccagccTCGGCACGGCAGCAGTGGGGGGACGAGCAGCTCCATCCCATCATCGTCCCTCCAACAGCACCCGCGGCCCGTGTCGGCTGCCCCTGGCACCGGCACTGAAACCACCACATTGGTTCCTCGTACAAACCAAGTTAAAAATCTCAATTTTACAAAATATgcgttaaaaaataaaataaaaaaaaaaaaaaaaaaaagaggaaaaagaaaaacaaacaaaacaaataatccAGAACTCGCAACTGTGGCTCCCTTTGTccggccagctcagcacccccTACTCGCCCATCTGACGGAGGTGCCaggagaaggacagggaaggagACCAAGCAACATGGGGCCGCAGCTGGGCCCAACGGTggagctgctccttccccagccccttcctcgTCCATCAGGTCCCATGTGCCATCAGCCCCCAAAACAAGAGCCCCAGGGTGGCCAACGGTGGCGAGGAGGGACAAGGGTGAcctggcccagccccagcccttggGCGCTGCCAGCCAGACTTGTGCTTTCCAACCCTCAGAGATGCTCAGCCCAAGGCGTGCGGACGGGGACACCTCCTCCAGCTCAACCGAGATCACACCCCGGGGAAGGACCCGCTTCCCACCCGGGTCAGGCTGACACTGAGAAGGGGGGAGCAGagccgggggctgcagcccccacagcccccggggcTGCTGCTCAACCGCCCCACTCTGTGCGGAGCCGTGAGACCCCCCGgccgtgccctgccccagccctgggagacCCACGGGAGGGTCCTCCAGAGCCAGGAGAAATAACGCAGGCTCACAAACCACAAAAAGGCACCCGAGCCAGCAGGGCTGCTCGCGCACAGGAATATTTTGCCTCTTGGCTATTGTTTAACTAGcataagaaaagggaaatatttattgTCTCTGAATGCATAAAGGTGGCTCTGGGATTTGTCAGAGATGTGGATATTACAAAACACTTTATCTGGTGTCTTCCAACAGTCTTAAGTGAACtgtcttggggaagaaaaaaaaataataataataatccactTTCTATAGCGGTATAAAGCATCTAAATATGGGCAGTGACATGCTACCCTCCCAAACCTCTCTGGCATTTCAGGAATGTAAACAGAGGGGgggtttgttgattttttttttctttttttttttttttttaaaaaagtgggtGGGGGAACAGAATCAAGCGAccagacaaaatgaaaacagattctCAGCTCAGTCCCGTCTCCCACAACTGCTACGACAACTCTATTAAAGTGCATTTCAGTATCACCCCTCTCAGGAACCTTACACACACAAACCTCCTCTTCCTTCACAAGAAAAGGTAATTCAAGTTAATACTCCGCTAGAACAGTTTTAGCCTTTTTATGGATTTCTGCTTTTCCCCGCCCCGACTTTGTagcaacattattatttttttttttttcattagactGGAAACGCCCCCTCCCCAACAATACTGTAAATTCAAGTGCTCACTTCAACCGTCAAGGGCAACAGCTCTGGATACAGCACACTTGATTGTACAAGCAACACCTTATATCACAATCAAGAAATCAGGGCACTTTGCCCTCCGAGGGAGTAACACCTTCCCCCTCCACCATCCATAGCATCATAtgaaaaataatagttaaaaaaaaccccagaacataATTAGCTATGAACATCGTTTGTTATGTACACTGGCTCCTGCAACAGATGCATGAACTCCGTTAGTTCTCAGTTTTATTGTCCTTTCTAAGAGCAACTGAGCAGTCACTGTTGTctccatttaaataaaacaactcagagttgaaatatatatatatagatatatataagcattttttcttaaataacataTTTACATCTAATAGAAAATATAACTCTAGAGATAATCTTTCCAACGAAATGTAagacgtggaaaaaaaaaaaaaaaaaaaaaagaatgagttaATGAATTTAGGACAGTTTCTAAATCCTCTCCAGgacccaaaaataaaaaagaaaagaaaataaaaaaagaaaataagaatttaaaaaaaaaaaaaaaaaaaaaaaaggcccaccAAGTTCTAACCAAGCTTTTGTCTGGATCTGACCGAAGAAAACCCCAGCACCACCTCCGCCAAACTCATCGCTTCTCTTTAAAGAATCCTTGGTCCGTGCTGCTCTCCTTGATGGTGACGGTCAAAAAGTTAGAGGTCACATCAGTTACCACCACCTTCTCCAGGTTGTTGAGAGAGGGGCTCCAGGACTCCTCCTCGGGGTCCCCCAGGATCCTGGCGACGGGGATCCTGGCGATGAGGGAGGGTCGCCCCACCTGGCCCCCCACGCCGTCGCGGTACAGGCTCCCCACGGCGCCCGGGCTCACCGCCCCGTGCAGGAGCTTCGGCCCGCCGGGatccagccccccctgccccttgGGGTCCAGAAAGTCTGCCCGGTGCTTGGCCAGCCGCGCAGGGTAGGGCTCGGCGGCCCCCAGCTTGGCACCCACCTCGGCTCGGTTGGGGCCGGGCAGAGTGCCGGGGAGGTCGGGGTCCTGCCGCCGGGCCAGCTGGATGACGCTGTGTCCCGAGCCGAACTtggctgcccccgccgccgcctcctccatCTTCCTGGCCTTCAGGTAGTCCCCCACCTTGTCCCCCGGCTCCCCCAGTTTCCTCTTGGAGGCATCCAGAGTCTCCGCCAGGTCCTTGTAAAGCTCCTTCCTGGGCTTCGGGCCTCTCTTTTTGGGGGTCTCCCCGGGCTTCTCCTCCACACGGATCACCCGGTCCCGGATGCCGTCTgctttgggggtgctggtgctggagctgctctggggagcCAGGGCAATGTTTCTCAGTCCTTCCCTAGCCCGGGACGTGgagcccagctcctggggggacCTGCCAGGATACGGCACCCGGATCCCCCTGGAAGAGTCACTGCGGAATTCATAGGTTTTGGCTTTTGCCTTTGCCTGGGCCTGCAAGGAAGATAAATCAACCGGTGACTTTATTATCCTGCCACCCGGCTGCATAATTACAACTTACAAGACAAGGGGCCGCCTTCGCAAGGAGCATCCTCCTGGGGAGCCAgggggggtccctgctccccGCCGCGGCTCACAGCCCTCGCCAGCACCGGTgcgcacggggcggggggggctccggCCTCCTTACCTTTAGCAGGAAGGTTTTGGGCTTGGGGCCTCGCTTTTTGGGCCCGTATAGCTCCATTTCTCGCTCCCTAGAggtgttaaaaaaaccaaagcttCAATTCAGCATAGCTACAAGACAGCAACACATTTACAAGCGCCCGGGCTGCAGCCAGCAAAGGCCTTGTACCTTTCCTCAAAGGCTGCCAGCAGCCGGGCGTCCAGGATGTTCTCCTCGGGCTCCCAAGTGCTGTACCTGGGGGGGAGGCACAGAGAGAGGGAGCGGTGTGAGGAGCCAGGAAcggccaggggaaaaaaaaaaaaacaaaaaaacccccaaatgataaaataaataaattaaaaataaaaaaaaacacaaaaaacaaaacaaacacaacacagaaaacCCGCGGCATAAAGGAAAGGACCCAAGTTTCCTCCCCACTACAATGGGAGCGCAAGGCTGCGGCGCCGGCTCCCCGCACACCCGGCCCACTTACTTCTGCGACCAGCCCTTCCATTTCACCAGATATTCCATGCGCCCCTGCGGAtgcaaagagggggaaaaaaaaaaaaataataaaataaaataaaataaaatacgcCGTGAGGGGAaacgggcgggggggggggggggggaggacacacgACACGGACGCCCCGCGCTCGACGCCCGCAACAAAGATCCACCCGCGTCCCCGCGCGTGTCGAAAACACGCGGGGGAAAGGAGGGGTgcgtgtgggggggggtgtgggggggcgataatacaaaataataatgattaaaaataaaagcccagGGGGTGGGTAagctggcgggggagggggggggaggggggcgggcagcggcggagCACGCCCGGGCATGCGGCGGGGAGAAAGAGCCGCCCCCAACCGCaaccgggccggggccgccgcagcggcggcggcggggccgggtggtggtggtggaagaagggagcggggaaggaggggaaaggaaggtccgcagggagccgggggggttTTAAGGGTGAAGGGGGGTGCACCTACTTTGCGGATGCGGCGCTTGAGCAGGGCCTCGGCCGCGAAGACGCGCTCCCCGACGGCCGAGAGCTCCATGTTTACGCGGCCGCTCGCAGCACACAGGCAGCCGCCAGCGCAGCCCAGACCATAATACTCCGCCCGCTGACGTCAGCGACGCGGCCCCCCCTCCcgcaccacccccccccctccacactcctccttcacacacacccccccccccacac encodes the following:
- the CBX8 gene encoding chromobox protein homolog 8, with translation MELSAVGERVFAAEALLKRRIRKGRMEYLVKWKGWSQKYSTWEPEENILDARLLAAFEEREREMELYGPKKRGPKPKTFLLKAQAKAKAKTYEFRSDSSRGIRVPYPGRSPQELGSTSRAREGLRNIALAPQSSSSTSTPKADGIRDRVIRVEEKPGETPKKRGPKPRKELYKDLAETLDASKRKLGEPGDKVGDYLKARKMEEAAAGAAKFGSGHSVIQLARRQDPDLPGTLPGPNRAEVGAKLGAAEPYPARLAKHRADFLDPKGQGGLDPGGPKLLHGAVSPGAVGSLYRDGVGGQVGRPSLIARIPVARILGDPEEESWSPSLNNLEKVVVTDVTSNFLTVTIKESSTDQGFFKEKR